In Acidianus brierleyi, one genomic interval encodes:
- a CDS encoding DNA-directed RNA polymerase subunit B — MLSIDDRWEIVEAYFKSRGLVRQHLDSFNDFIKNRLQEIIDEQGEIDTEIPGLKIKLGKIRVGKPRVREADRGDREITPMEARLRNLTYAAPIYLTMIPVENNIEGEPIEVYVGDLPIMLKSIADPTSDLPAEKLIEIGEDPKDPGGYFIINGSERVIVTQEDLATNRVLVDVGKAGSNVTHTAKIISSTSGYRVPITLERLRDSTIHISFPAVPGRIPFVILMRALGILTDRDIVYAVSLDPEIQNELLPSIEQASSITTRDDALDFIGNRVAIGQKRESRIQKAEQVLDKYFLPHIGTSPSDRIKKAYYIGFAVSKILELYLGRREADDKDHYANKRLKLAGDLFASLYRVAFKAFVKDLVYQLEKSKVRGRRLALNALVRPDIISERIRHALATGNWVGGRTGVSQLLDRTNWLSMLSHLRRVISSLARGQPNFEARDLHGTQWGRMCPFETPEGPNSGLVKNLALMAQISVGINDRVVEKVLYDLGVVPVDEVINRIEEGEEDASTYSQWSKVILNGKLVGYYPDGDELAKKIREKRRNGEISNEVNSAFLSTEYYNEVYINCDSGRVRRPLIVVKDGTPLVTKEDVEKLKRGEMSFNELVDQGKIEFLDAEEEENSYIALDPDKLTSEHTHLEIWSPAILGITASIVPYPEHNQSPRNTYQSAMAKQALGLYAANYQLRTDSRAHLLHYPQKPIVHTRALEAVGYNDRPAGSNAILAVMSFTGYNMEDAIIMNKSSVERGMFRSTFFRLYSAEEIKYPGGQEDKIEKPEEGLKGYKGKEYYELLDDNGIVPPEVEVKGGDVLIGKVSPPRFLQEFKELSPEQAKRDTSIIARHGEKGIVDLVLVTETADGNRLVKVRVRDPRIPELGDKFATRHGQKGVIGMLISQPDMPYTVKGVVPDIILNPHSLPSRMTLGQIMEALAGKYAALSGHVVDATPFYSKPIDELQNEILKYGYLKDGSEVVYDGRTGQKIKGRILFGIVYYQKLHHMVADKMHGRARGPVQILTRQPTEGRAREGGLRFGEMERDCLIGYGAAMVIKDRLLDNSDKATVYVCEQCGYIGWYDRNKNKLVCPIHGDKTNLYPVTISYAFKLLLQELMSMVISPRLILGDKVDINGDHNE, encoded by the coding sequence ATGCTCAGCATTGATGATAGGTGGGAAATAGTAGAGGCATACTTTAAGTCTAGAGGATTAGTAAGGCAACATTTAGATTCGTTTAATGACTTCATTAAAAATAGATTGCAAGAAATTATCGACGAACAAGGAGAAATAGATACGGAAATACCAGGACTTAAAATAAAATTAGGTAAGATTAGAGTAGGAAAACCTAGAGTTAGAGAAGCTGATAGAGGAGATAGAGAAATAACTCCAATGGAAGCTAGACTAAGGAATCTAACATATGCTGCTCCAATATATTTAACAATGATTCCTGTTGAGAACAATATAGAAGGAGAACCAATAGAAGTTTACGTTGGCGATTTGCCTATAATGCTTAAGTCTATAGCAGATCCTACGTCAGATTTGCCTGCAGAAAAATTAATAGAAATAGGCGAAGATCCTAAGGATCCTGGAGGATACTTTATAATAAATGGCAGTGAGAGAGTTATTGTAACACAAGAAGATCTAGCTACGAACAGAGTTTTAGTAGATGTTGGAAAGGCAGGGTCTAATGTTACACATACTGCAAAGATAATATCTAGCACGTCTGGATACAGAGTTCCTATAACTCTTGAAAGATTAAGAGATTCCACTATACATATATCATTCCCTGCAGTACCCGGTAGAATACCTTTTGTTATACTAATGAGAGCATTAGGAATTTTAACAGATAGAGACATAGTATATGCAGTTTCTTTAGATCCTGAGATACAAAACGAACTTTTGCCTTCCATAGAGCAAGCTAGTTCTATAACTACAAGAGACGATGCGCTAGACTTCATTGGAAATAGAGTTGCTATAGGCCAAAAAAGAGAAAGTAGAATACAAAAAGCTGAACAAGTATTAGATAAATACTTTTTACCTCATATAGGGACTTCTCCTTCAGACAGAATTAAGAAAGCCTATTATATAGGTTTTGCAGTATCTAAGATTCTCGAACTTTACTTAGGGAGAAGAGAAGCTGACGACAAAGATCATTACGCTAATAAACGTCTTAAATTAGCTGGAGATTTATTTGCAAGTTTATATAGAGTAGCATTTAAGGCATTTGTAAAAGATTTAGTATATCAATTGGAAAAATCTAAAGTAAGAGGAAGAAGGCTAGCCTTAAACGCACTAGTAAGACCAGATATTATATCTGAAAGAATAAGACATGCATTGGCAACAGGAAATTGGGTAGGAGGTAGGACAGGAGTAAGCCAACTTTTAGATAGAACAAACTGGCTATCTATGTTAAGTCATCTTAGAAGAGTCATATCTTCCTTAGCAAGAGGTCAACCTAATTTTGAAGCTAGGGATCTTCATGGAACTCAGTGGGGAAGGATGTGCCCATTTGAGACTCCAGAAGGTCCAAATAGCGGATTAGTAAAGAACTTGGCCTTAATGGCACAAATATCTGTAGGAATAAATGACAGAGTAGTAGAGAAGGTTCTTTACGACTTAGGAGTAGTTCCAGTTGATGAAGTCATAAATAGAATAGAAGAAGGTGAGGAAGATGCTTCTACGTATTCTCAATGGAGTAAGGTAATTTTAAACGGTAAACTTGTTGGGTACTATCCAGATGGTGATGAGTTAGCAAAGAAAATAAGGGAAAAGAGAAGAAATGGCGAAATAAGCAATGAAGTAAATTCAGCATTCCTTTCTACTGAATATTACAACGAAGTTTACATAAACTGTGATAGTGGAAGAGTTAGAAGACCACTAATAGTAGTAAAAGACGGAACTCCATTAGTTACCAAAGAAGACGTTGAAAAATTAAAAAGAGGCGAGATGTCATTTAATGAACTCGTTGACCAAGGGAAAATAGAATTCTTAGACGCTGAAGAAGAGGAAAATTCATATATAGCATTAGATCCAGATAAATTAACTTCAGAACATACTCACTTAGAAATATGGTCTCCTGCAATATTAGGAATTACAGCGTCTATAGTCCCATATCCAGAACATAACCAGTCTCCTAGGAATACATACCAATCAGCCATGGCTAAACAAGCTCTAGGTCTATATGCTGCTAACTATCAGCTTAGGACAGATAGTAGAGCACATTTACTTCATTATCCTCAAAAACCTATAGTTCACACTAGAGCTCTTGAAGCTGTTGGATATAATGATAGACCAGCAGGAAGTAATGCTATATTAGCAGTAATGTCATTTACTGGATATAATATGGAAGATGCAATAATAATGAATAAATCTTCAGTAGAAAGAGGAATGTTCAGATCAACCTTCTTTAGATTGTATTCAGCGGAAGAAATTAAATATCCTGGTGGCCAAGAGGATAAAATTGAAAAGCCAGAAGAAGGATTAAAGGGCTATAAGGGGAAAGAGTATTATGAGCTGTTAGACGATAATGGAATAGTGCCTCCTGAAGTTGAGGTTAAAGGCGGAGATGTACTAATAGGTAAAGTAAGTCCACCTAGATTTTTGCAAGAATTTAAAGAACTTTCACCAGAGCAAGCTAAGAGGGATACGTCAATAATAGCTAGACATGGAGAAAAAGGAATAGTTGATTTAGTATTAGTTACCGAAACTGCAGATGGAAATAGACTTGTAAAAGTTAGAGTTAGAGATCCAAGAATACCAGAATTAGGAGATAAGTTTGCAACTAGACATGGGCAAAAAGGAGTTATAGGAATGTTAATATCGCAACCAGACATGCCATATACAGTAAAAGGAGTAGTTCCTGATATAATTTTGAATCCTCATTCTTTACCATCTAGAATGACGTTAGGCCAGATTATGGAAGCATTAGCAGGAAAATATGCCGCATTATCTGGGCACGTAGTAGATGCTACGCCTTTCTACAGCAAGCCAATAGATGAGTTACAGAATGAGATACTTAAATATGGATATTTAAAGGATGGATCTGAAGTTGTATATGATGGAAGAACTGGACAGAAGATAAAAGGCAGAATCTTATTCGGTATAGTTTATTATCAGAAACTTCATCATATGGTTGCTGATAAAATGCATGGAAGAGCTAGAGGTCCAGTTCAAATACTAACTAGACAGCCTACTGAAGGAAGAGCTAGAGAAGGCGGATTAAGATTTGGAGAAATGGAAAGAGACTGCCTAATAGGTTATGGAGCCGCTATGGTAATAAAGGATAGACTATTAGATAACTCAGACAAAGCCACAGTGTATGTCTGTGAACAATGTGGATATATAGGTTGGTATGATAGAAATAAAAATAAGCTAGTATGTCCAATTCATGGCGACAAGACAAACTTGTATCCAGTTACAATTTCATATGCTTTTAAGCTCTTATTGCAAGAGCTTATGAGCATGGTAATCTCTCCTAGGTTAATTCTAGGGGATAAAGTAGATATTAATGGTGATCATAATGAGTGA
- the rpoA1 gene encoding DNA-directed RNA polymerase subunit A', with translation MSEKIIKGIKFGILSPDEIRRMSVTAIITPDVYDEDGTPIEGSVMDPRLGVIEPGQRCPTCGNMIGSCPGHFGHIELVRPVLHVGYVKHIYDLLRATCRRCGRIKMSEDEIERYSRIYAAIKKRWPSAGKRVIDYVKKTSMKAAVCPHCGEKQLKIKLEKPYNFYEERKEGVVRLTPVDIRDRLERIPDSDVELLGYDRQSSRPEWMILTVLPVPPITIRPSIMIESGIRAEDDLTHKLVDIVRINERLKESIDAGAPQLIVEDLWDLLQYHVATYFDNEIPGLPTSKHRSGRPLRTLAQRLKGKEGRFRGNLSGKRVDFSARTVISPDPNISIDEVGVPVDIAQILTVPEKVTKWNIDRLREYVINGPDKWPGANYVIRSDGRRIDLRYVKDRKEFASTLAPGFTVERHLIDGDVVIFNRQPSLHRISMMGHKVRVLPGRTFRLNLLVCPPYNADFDGDEMNLHIPQSEEAIAEAREIMIVHRNILTPRYGGPIIGSAQDYISGAYLLTVKTTLISEEEVETILGVADIHKELGEPAILAPKRMYTGKQILSLFLPEDFNFHGQANISSGPRACKDEDCPHDSFVVIKEGKLLEGVFDKKALGNQQPESILHWLIREYSEDYALWLMDNIFKVFVRYIELHGLTMTLDDVTIPQEAVQKIAERSKQANEEVSQLIEKYNKGELEPIPGRTIEESLENYILDSLDKLRNDAGEIATSYLDPFNNAYIMARTGARGSVLNITQMAAMLGQQSVRGERISRGYYRRTLPHFKQGDISPEARGFVYSSFRIGLNPIEVFFHAAAGREGLVDTAVRTSQSGYMQRRLVNALSDLRVEYDGTIRTLYGEMIQALYGGDGVHPMYSAHGKTVDVDRILERVVGWKR, from the coding sequence ATGAGTGAAAAAATAATAAAAGGTATAAAATTTGGTATTTTATCTCCTGACGAAATAAGAAGAATGTCAGTAACGGCAATAATCACACCAGATGTCTATGACGAGGACGGTACTCCGATAGAAGGAAGCGTAATGGATCCTAGATTAGGAGTTATAGAGCCCGGACAGAGGTGTCCTACATGTGGGAATATGATAGGTAGCTGTCCAGGACATTTTGGTCATATAGAATTAGTTAGACCTGTTCTGCATGTTGGTTATGTAAAACATATTTATGATCTTCTTAGGGCCACATGCAGACGTTGCGGAAGAATAAAAATGAGTGAAGATGAGATAGAAAGATATTCTAGAATTTATGCAGCTATTAAAAAAAGATGGCCGTCTGCTGGTAAAAGAGTTATTGATTATGTTAAGAAAACATCTATGAAGGCTGCTGTATGTCCACACTGTGGAGAAAAACAGCTTAAAATAAAGCTTGAAAAACCTTATAATTTTTATGAAGAAAGGAAGGAAGGAGTTGTTAGACTAACTCCAGTAGATATTAGAGATAGATTAGAAAGAATACCAGATTCTGACGTGGAATTACTAGGTTATGATAGACAATCTAGTAGACCAGAATGGATGATTCTTACAGTCCTACCAGTGCCTCCAATAACTATAAGACCTTCTATAATGATAGAAAGCGGAATAAGAGCTGAAGATGATTTAACTCATAAATTAGTAGATATAGTAAGAATAAATGAAAGATTAAAAGAGAGTATAGATGCAGGTGCACCTCAGTTAATAGTAGAAGATTTATGGGATTTATTACAGTATCATGTTGCTACATATTTTGATAATGAGATTCCTGGACTTCCTACTTCTAAGCATAGATCTGGAAGACCATTAAGAACATTAGCACAAAGGCTAAAAGGAAAGGAAGGAAGATTTAGAGGTAACTTATCGGGTAAAAGAGTTGACTTCTCTGCAAGAACAGTAATTTCACCAGATCCAAATATTAGTATAGACGAAGTAGGAGTTCCAGTGGATATTGCCCAAATATTAACAGTTCCAGAAAAGGTAACTAAATGGAATATTGATAGATTAAGAGAATATGTCATTAACGGTCCAGACAAATGGCCAGGGGCTAACTATGTTATAAGATCTGACGGTAGGAGAATAGATTTAAGGTATGTTAAAGACAGAAAAGAATTTGCGTCTACATTAGCGCCAGGTTTTACAGTAGAAAGACATTTAATTGATGGAGACGTTGTAATTTTTAATAGACAGCCTTCTCTACATAGGATATCTATGATGGGACATAAGGTTAGAGTACTTCCAGGTAGAACGTTTAGGTTAAATCTTTTAGTGTGTCCACCATACAACGCAGACTTCGATGGAGACGAAATGAATTTACATATTCCACAATCAGAAGAAGCTATTGCTGAAGCTAGAGAAATAATGATAGTTCATCGTAATATACTAACGCCTAGATATGGGGGGCCTATAATAGGTTCAGCACAAGACTACATAAGCGGAGCATATTTGCTTACAGTAAAAACTACATTAATAAGCGAAGAAGAAGTAGAGACTATACTTGGCGTAGCCGATATTCATAAAGAACTGGGAGAGCCGGCTATTCTAGCTCCAAAAAGAATGTACACAGGAAAACAGATCTTAAGTTTATTCTTACCCGAAGATTTCAATTTTCATGGTCAAGCCAATATATCCAGTGGTCCAAGAGCATGTAAAGACGAGGATTGTCCACATGACTCCTTTGTTGTAATAAAAGAAGGTAAACTCTTAGAAGGTGTATTTGATAAGAAAGCATTAGGAAACCAACAGCCTGAAAGCATTCTACATTGGCTTATACGAGAATATTCAGAGGATTATGCGTTATGGTTAATGGATAATATCTTTAAAGTATTTGTTAGATATATTGAGTTGCATGGACTTACGATGACATTAGACGATGTTACAATTCCACAAGAGGCTGTGCAAAAAATAGCTGAAAGATCTAAACAAGCTAATGAGGAAGTTTCACAACTTATTGAAAAATACAATAAAGGTGAATTGGAGCCGATTCCTGGTAGAACGATAGAAGAAAGCCTAGAGAATTATATATTGGATTCCTTAGATAAGTTAAGAAACGACGCTGGAGAAATAGCTACATCATACTTAGATCCATTTAATAATGCTTACATTATGGCAAGAACAGGAGCTAGAGGTAGCGTACTTAATATAACGCAAATGGCAGCAATGCTAGGTCAACAATCAGTAAGAGGAGAAAGAATATCTAGAGGATATTATAGAAGGACTTTGCCTCATTTCAAACAAGGCGATATATCTCCAGAAGCTAGAGGTTTCGTATATTCCTCGTTTAGAATTGGGTTAAATCCTATAGAAGTGTTCTTCCACGCTGCAGCAGGTAGAGAAGGTCTAGTAGATACTGCAGTAAGGACGTCTCAAAGTGGATATATGCAAAGGAGACTAGTTAATGCACTGTCAGATTTAAGAGTTGAATATGATGGTACTATAAGGACATTATATGGCGAGATGATCCAGGCATTATACGGTGGTGATGGAGTGCATCCAATGTATAGTGCTCATGGTAAGACAGTAGACGTAGATAGAATTTTGGAACGCGTAGTTGGTTGGAAGAGGTGA
- the rpoA2 gene encoding DNA-directed RNA polymerase subunit A'', with protein sequence MIQKDVEQYMDEQLSKIKDIVPSTVVDKLKKSIENYPVEITKDEIDKIIELAIADYKNSLINPGEAIGVVAAQSIGEPGTQMTLRTFHFAGVRELNVTLGLPRLIEIVDARKTPSTPMMTIYLDEEYRTDKSKALDIARKLEYTKIESVVDSTSIDVASMSIIIHFDEDMLNDKGVTIDDVEKAIKKLKLGDYVIDKPDELTLSISFQNLDNITSLFKARERILGTKIKGVKGIKRAIVQKRGDEYVIITDGSNLEGILGIKGIDVSKIETNNLHEVENVLGIEAARELITKEIKKVLDEQGLDVDFRHIELVADIMTRTGEVRQIGRHGVTGEKTSVLARAAFEVTVKHLLDSSARGDLEEFRGVVENIIIGQPIKLGTGMVELLMKPALR encoded by the coding sequence ATGATTCAAAAAGATGTAGAACAATATATGGACGAACAATTATCTAAAATAAAAGATATTGTTCCGAGTACAGTAGTAGATAAGTTAAAGAAGAGTATAGAGAACTATCCAGTAGAAATTACAAAAGACGAAATAGATAAGATAATAGAGCTAGCAATAGCAGATTATAAGAACTCTCTTATAAATCCGGGTGAAGCGATAGGCGTAGTAGCAGCTCAGTCAATAGGCGAGCCAGGTACTCAGATGACATTGAGAACTTTCCACTTTGCAGGCGTTAGAGAGCTTAACGTAACTCTAGGATTACCTAGATTAATAGAGATAGTAGATGCAAGGAAGACTCCTTCAACTCCCATGATGACTATTTATTTAGATGAAGAATATAGAACAGACAAGAGTAAGGCTCTTGACATAGCTAGAAAACTTGAATATACTAAAATTGAAAGTGTAGTAGACTCAACTAGTATTGATGTAGCATCGATGTCAATAATAATTCATTTTGACGAAGATATGTTAAACGACAAAGGTGTAACAATAGATGATGTAGAAAAAGCAATTAAGAAGTTAAAATTAGGCGATTATGTAATAGACAAGCCAGACGAATTAACTTTGTCCATTTCTTTCCAAAATCTAGATAATATAACAAGTTTGTTTAAAGCTAGAGAAAGAATTTTAGGAACTAAAATTAAGGGAGTTAAAGGAATAAAGAGAGCTATAGTTCAAAAACGTGGAGATGAATATGTAATAATAACTGATGGATCTAATTTAGAAGGTATCCTAGGTATAAAAGGTATAGACGTAAGTAAGATTGAGACCAATAATCTTCATGAGGTTGAAAATGTGCTAGGAATAGAAGCTGCAAGAGAACTGATAACAAAAGAAATAAAGAAAGTTTTAGATGAACAAGGTTTAGACGTTGATTTTAGACATATAGAATTAGTGGCAGACATAATGACCAGAACTGGAGAAGTTAGACAAATAGGAAGGCACGGTGTTACTGGCGAGAAAACTAGTGTATTAGCTAGAGCAGCATTTGAAGTTACAGTAAAGCATTTGCTGGACTCCTCAGCTAGAGGAGATTTGGAAGAGTTTAGAGGAGTAGTAGAAAATATTATTATTGGGCAACCCATTAAACTAGGAACTGGAATGGTAGAGCTCTTGATGAAACCCGCGTTAAGGTGA
- a CDS encoding 50S ribosomal protein L30e: MSQNITFETELKNLLKSGKVIFGSKKTLKKLKLGKVKAIIVASTLKGDIMNDIIHYAKVSSIPIYKYPGSGWDLGTLAGKPFMISTIGVEDPGNSRILDIAKLVS; the protein is encoded by the coding sequence ATGTCTCAAAATATAACTTTTGAAACAGAATTAAAAAATCTTTTAAAATCAGGTAAAGTTATTTTTGGAAGTAAAAAAACATTAAAGAAACTAAAACTTGGTAAAGTTAAAGCAATTATAGTAGCATCTACATTAAAGGGCGATATTATGAATGATATAATACATTATGCTAAAGTTTCTAGCATACCTATATACAAATATCCAGGCAGTGGATGGGACTTAGGTACATTAGCTGGTAAGCCTTTTATGATTTCTACAATAGGTGTTGAAGATCCAGGAAATTCAAGAATACTTGATATAGCAAAGCTAGTAAGTTAA
- a CDS encoding NusA-like transcription termination signal-binding factor, whose amino-acid sequence MPEIKLTQEEMNYMSLFQDVTKVTVRDCIIDTENNRIIFLVDPQFMGIAIGKSGLNVRKLRKIIGKDVEIVAYSENLEDMVKNLMAPARVRSVKIVDSDSKKSVYITVDPQDKGLAIGKSGKNVTRAKLILKRYMDIDSVVIV is encoded by the coding sequence TTGCCTGAAATTAAACTTACTCAAGAAGAAATGAATTATATGTCACTTTTTCAAGATGTTACTAAAGTTACAGTAAGGGATTGTATTATAGATACTGAAAATAATAGAATAATATTTTTAGTCGATCCTCAATTTATGGGAATTGCTATAGGAAAAAGTGGCTTAAATGTAAGAAAATTAAGGAAAATTATAGGTAAAGATGTAGAAATAGTAGCATATAGCGAAAATTTAGAAGATATGGTAAAAAATTTAATGGCTCCTGCTAGAGTTAGAAGCGTAAAAATAGTAGATAGTGATTCGAAAAAATCAGTATATATTACTGTAGATCCACAAGACAAAGGTTTAGCAATAGGTAAAAGTGGTAAAAATGTTACTAGGGCTAAATTAATTTTAAAAAGATATATGGATATAGACTCTGTAGTTATAGTTTAA
- a CDS encoding 30S ribosomal protein S12 has translation MSGKSPKGLFAARKLKLKRLKFRWSQRTFKTRVLQLKKRFDPLEGSPMARGIVLEKVGIESRQPNSAVRKCVRVQLVKNGRVVTAFVPGDGGVNFIDEHDEVVIAGIGGTLGRSMGDLPGVRFKVVMVNGVSLDALYKGKKTKPVR, from the coding sequence TTGTCAGGAAAATCTCCTAAAGGTTTATTTGCAGCCAGGAAACTAAAGCTTAAAAGATTAAAGTTTAGATGGAGTCAAAGAACTTTCAAAACTAGGGTACTACAGCTTAAGAAACGTTTCGATCCGTTAGAAGGATCCCCTATGGCTAGGGGAATAGTTCTTGAAAAAGTAGGTATAGAATCTAGGCAGCCTAATTCTGCAGTAAGAAAATGCGTAAGAGTTCAACTAGTTAAAAATGGTAGAGTAGTTACGGCATTTGTACCCGGAGACGGTGGTGTTAACTTCATAGACGAGCACGACGAAGTAGTAATAGCAGGAATAGGTGGAACGTTAGGTAGATCAATGGGTGACTTACCCGGAGTTAGATTTAAGGTTGTAATGGTTAACGGAGTTTCCTTGGACGCTTTATATAAAGGAAAGAAAACAAAGCCGGTAAGATAG
- a CDS encoding bifunctional nuclease family protein codes for MSEQNEYVKVNNVDAFFYPINGISVIVCYLEDGREFDLFYVPAEVVLAINKIKKQTEENISLDKRETIYDVISFVPEVTEELSKHINKVIIDDIMDTVYIATIELKFDGVIIQKRMIPSHAIYLALVSNKPIFVKKKLVEDQEKDREQQKK; via the coding sequence ATGTCAGAACAAAATGAGTACGTAAAGGTCAATAATGTAGATGCTTTCTTTTATCCTATCAATGGAATATCTGTAATAGTATGTTATTTAGAAGATGGTAGGGAATTTGATCTATTTTATGTTCCAGCGGAGGTCGTACTAGCGATAAACAAGATTAAGAAACAAACTGAAGAGAATATATCTTTAGATAAAAGAGAAACAATATATGACGTAATCTCTTTTGTACCTGAGGTTACCGAGGAACTTAGTAAGCATATAAATAAAGTTATTATAGACGATATAATGGATACAGTATATATAGCTACTATAGAGTTGAAATTTGATGGAGTAATTATTCAAAAGAGAATGATACCTAGCCATGCAATATATCTCGCGCTAGTATCAAATAAACCAATATTTGTAAAGAAAAAGCTTGTTGAAGACCAAGAAAAAGACAGGGAACAACAAAAGAAATAG
- a CDS encoding 30S ribosomal protein S7 has product MEYDLSQLDIKIFGKWNTKVEVRDPSLKKYISLIPVYLPHSGGRHEHRRFGKSRLNVVERLIDELMRPGRNKGKKMLAYNIVKASFEIIFARTGQNPLQILVKAIENVAPREEVTRIMYGGIVYYVAVDVSPERRVDLALRHLVEGARAASFNNPKPIDESLAEEIIAASSLDTKSYALRKKEEMERIALSSR; this is encoded by the coding sequence ATGGAGTATGATCTGAGTCAATTAGATATAAAAATATTTGGAAAATGGAATACCAAAGTTGAAGTAAGAGATCCTAGTTTAAAAAAATATATTTCACTAATTCCAGTTTATTTACCTCATTCTGGAGGAAGACATGAACATAGAAGATTTGGTAAATCAAGACTTAACGTTGTTGAAAGACTAATTGATGAGCTAATGAGACCAGGAAGAAATAAGGGAAAGAAAATGCTTGCGTATAATATAGTAAAAGCATCATTTGAAATAATTTTCGCTAGAACTGGACAAAATCCTTTACAAATCCTAGTTAAAGCTATTGAGAATGTAGCTCCTAGAGAAGAAGTTACAAGAATTATGTATGGAGGTATAGTATATTACGTTGCAGTAGACGTTTCACCAGAAAGAAGAGTAGACTTAGCTTTAAGACATTTAGTAGAAGGTGCTAGAGCTGCCTCATTTAACAATCCAAAGCCTATAGATGAATCCTTGGCAGAAGAGATAATTGCAGCATCTTCATTAGATACTAAAAGCTATGCATTAAGGAAAAAAGAAGAAATGGAAAGGATAGCTCTAAGCTCAAGATAA
- the tuf gene encoding translation elongation factor EF-1 subunit alpha, whose amino-acid sequence MSQKPHLNLIVIGHVDHGKSTLVGRLLMDRGFLDEKTVKEAEEAAKKLGKESEKYAFLLDRLKEERERGVTINLTFMKFETQKYFFTIIDAPGHRDFVKNMITGASQADAAILAVSAKKGEFEAGMSAEGQSREHIILARTMGIDQIIVAVTKMDLTDPPYDEKRFKEVTDVVTKFMKSFGFDMSKVKFVPVVSPTGENITHRSENMKWYNGPTLEEALNMLVVPPKPIDKPLRIPIQEVYTISGVGTVPVGRVESGVLKVGDKIVFMPAGKSAEVRSIETHHTKMEKAEPGDNIGFNVRGIEKKDVKRGDVAGHTTNPPTVADEFTARIIVIWHPTALAVGYTPVLHLHTASIACRVSEIVSRLDPKTGKEAEKNPQFVKQGDAAIVKFKPIRPLCVEKYNDFPPLGRFAMRDMGKTVGVGVVTDVKPTKIEIK is encoded by the coding sequence ATGTCTCAGAAGCCACACTTGAATCTAATAGTTATAGGGCACGTAGACCACGGTAAGAGTACTTTAGTAGGAAGATTATTAATGGATAGAGGATTCCTAGACGAAAAGACTGTAAAAGAAGCAGAAGAAGCTGCCAAAAAGCTAGGTAAAGAATCAGAAAAATATGCATTTCTATTAGACAGATTAAAAGAAGAAAGAGAAAGAGGAGTAACAATAAACTTAACATTCATGAAATTCGAAACTCAGAAATACTTCTTTACTATAATTGATGCTCCCGGTCATAGAGACTTTGTAAAGAACATGATTACTGGAGCTAGTCAAGCCGATGCTGCAATACTTGCCGTATCAGCAAAGAAAGGTGAATTCGAAGCAGGAATGAGTGCAGAAGGGCAAAGCAGGGAACACATAATATTAGCTAGAACTATGGGAATAGACCAAATAATAGTTGCCGTAACTAAAATGGATTTGACTGATCCCCCATACGATGAAAAAAGATTCAAGGAGGTTACAGATGTAGTAACTAAATTTATGAAGAGCTTTGGGTTCGATATGAGTAAGGTTAAATTTGTCCCAGTGGTTTCTCCGACAGGAGAAAACATAACACATAGGTCAGAGAACATGAAATGGTATAACGGTCCAACACTAGAGGAAGCACTAAATATGTTAGTAGTACCTCCTAAGCCTATAGACAAACCATTAAGGATACCTATTCAAGAAGTATACACAATTTCTGGAGTAGGTACAGTACCAGTAGGCAGAGTAGAAAGTGGAGTTCTAAAAGTTGGAGACAAAATAGTATTTATGCCAGCAGGTAAATCAGCAGAAGTAAGGTCAATTGAAACTCACCACACTAAAATGGAAAAAGCCGAGCCTGGCGATAACATAGGATTTAACGTTAGAGGTATAGAAAAGAAAGACGTAAAAAGAGGTGATGTAGCAGGACATACCACGAATCCGCCAACTGTTGCAGACGAATTTACAGCAAGAATAATAGTTATATGGCATCCAACAGCTTTAGCAGTAGGATATACTCCAGTTTTGCACTTACATACAGCTAGCATAGCTTGCAGAGTATCTGAAATAGTATCTAGATTAGATCCTAAGACAGGTAAAGAGGCAGAAAAGAACCCACAATTTGTAAAACAAGGAGACGCTGCGATAGTAAAGTTCAAGCCAATAAGGCCATTATGTGTAGAGAAATATAACGACTTTCCACCCTTAGGAAGATTTGCAATGAGAGATATGGGAAAAACTGTTGGCGTTGGAGTAGTAACTGACGTTAAGCCCACAAAGATAGAAATTAAATAA